The genomic segment CGGCCACGAACATTATCAGCAGATCCATGGgacagctatgggttcacccGTTTCCGCCGTAATGGCAAATATGGTCATGGAAGACCTTGAAGAAAGAGCACTAACTACTCTCACCAATCAACCTCTGTTTTGGAAAAGATTCGTGGACGACGTGAGTACAACCACGAAATTTGATAGTACTCAGACTTTTCTCGAACATCTGAATTCAATTGAACCCTGCATTAAGTTCACGGTTGAACGCGAAAAGGAGGGAAAAATTGCCTTCCTTGACACTATGGTTCACCACCAGGAAGACGGAAGATTAACTACCACTGTTTACCGGAAACCTACTCACACTGATCGCTATCTGTCTTTTTCATCGCACCATCCTAGTATGCACAAGCGAGCTGTGGTTAAATCTTTGATGGATCGGGCCGAAAGAATCCCCACAACAAAATCTGATCGAAGTAAGGAAAAGCAACGAGTAATATCGACATTACAGTCCAATGGATACCCCAAGCGCTTTATTTTGGATGCCAGCAAGCCTAAACCACCGCCGAAGGACACAATCAACGCTGCAGAATCCGGGCGGGGCTATAGCACAATTCCATACGTCAGCGGGACCTCTGAGCCAATAAAGAGAGTTTTGGAAAACCACGGCATCAAAGTGGCATTCAAACCCTATCAAACAATGAGCCAGATGTTTCCCAAACCGAAAGACCAAATAGACAAAGAAGAAACTCGTGGCCCTGTTTACGACATTCCTTGCGCTGATTGTAGCAAGAGCTACGTCGGCGAAACTCAAAGAAAATTCTCAACAAGAAAAGGCGAGCACCAGAAGGCTGTGGCACGGAGACAATGCAAAAAATCAGCACTTGCAGACCACGTGACAAATACCAATCACGATATCGCATGGGATGAGGCCACAATTCTCAGGACTAATAGTAATTGGCACCAAAGGAAGATTTTGGAAGCTTGGGAGATTAATTGCGCGAGAGACCCTCTCAACCGAGATGACGGGGCGTTACTCCCCAAGGAGTATTTGCACTTGACCcttgcaaacaagaaaaaatgacacttATCTCGAATTTTTAATCAGCGTCTTGCTTATATTTGtgcttttgtgtggttttttctttcacttccccTGAAGAAGGTCCGTGTTTGTGACCGAAACGTTGggaacattttttattgtaatatatcaTCTTTTAAACCACCAGTGTAACctagtttgtattttttcaaatatttttttaaaagtaaatgttgttgttgttgttgttgttggttatTCAAACGaaaacttacacttgccacGTATCAGCATTGCCCAGATTGATTTCTGAATAAACTGTGTCAAAAATAACAGACAAACTGAtttttaatctcgtacccagatctcccacggtcatacggaagggagatctggtaaagttcgatttcgagcatgctcagtgctagcgaggcccgaaatacgggttttctatcactgcgcatgttcgtactctctgttgtgattttgggtgattttgtggaataaacatggatttcgtgaaaagtgtagttaaccaaactgtaaattgaaagcgaaaatgttaaagagtgcttagacctaatcactgcaacgagcgctattttcttgacacgatctcgtgaaaaatgtagttaatctaaccgtaaaattcaaaaattgatcactacttaattcgcgagtcacgctttaagaacgagaaatactgttttgaataaattacatacttcaacttgaatttattagttgatgcgtaccgcgtagtcagctacgcagaactttattcgagtggcagggcaCGTGGGGTTTTGCGCATGTCTCGAACCGAGTAAGACGTGCTTTGCCGAGCTCCGTTCCTGAATACAGTTTCTTTGCCAATATGGGTAAAAATTTGCGTTCCAAGAAAGCTTCAGAAGGAGCGACAGAAACAAGAGAAGAAGGGAACGAAAGTATTCAGGAATTTTGAATTTTAGTGGCAAATTTGACTGCCAAAATGGATGAGCTTACTGCTGCGAGCAAGAGCCGCCACGTGGATATTGTGAACAGGTTGCAGCGGTTGGAAGAAAACTCGACTATTCTACGCAGTGACATAACAGAACTGAAGACGTCAGTGGAATTTGCAAATTCTGAAGTGCAAGACGTTAAAACCAGTTTAGCAGCCAAAGCAGATCAAAGCCTTGTCGACGAGTTGGTTAAAAGGATTGATGACCTCGAGAATCGATCCAAACGAAATAACATTGTGATATGGAACGTCCCAGAGGATCAGGGAAGCAGTTTTCTTCTTGTGAAGCACTCGTTAAACATATTTTCCCCGACTTTATGGGCTTGGATGAAAACGTGGAAGTTATGAGAGCTCATCGTACTATAGTTCAAAATCGTCGAGGAGGTGCGACACGAGCAAGACCTATACACGTGGCCCTGTTGAGATTTATTGATAAGCAATATATTCTACGTAACGCTGCGGCAAAGCTAAAAGATCACCCTTTCCAAGAAGACAATTTGTTTATCTCTGGTGATGTCTCCAGAAAAGTAAGAGAAGATCGAAAGAAGTTGAAAGAAAACCATCTTGATGCTATACGCGAGCGTGAATATGTGGAGTTCGCTTTTATTCCGTGGAGCGTTCCCGCTGGTatcctttttaaaaataaagacaCCGACAAATTGAAACCATTTTCGCTAATAGCTTCGGCTGATACCGGTGAGATTTAGTCAGGTCAAGGTTAATTAAACTTGGTTATGTCCGTGAACAGTGTAGCGACTCCGATCTTTAGTATATATGCATATTTATCAAGGTATACCATACTGTCTTTGCTGTCGAATTCATAGTACTGTAGCCGGTCATAATTTATGGCAACTTTTTCGGCGATTGAATTTTATATAAATTGTACGTACTAATGGAATGGAAGCCGGCTGAAGGTGATATGCCGAGGGTCACCTTCAGAACTAATATTAATGTACCGAGCATAACTCTTGTGGTATTGATCATAACTATCAATGTGTTTGTGTACGTGGATGTGTGTgctgttttgtgttgttttggGTTATGTTTATATAGTCTCGCTGAAAGAATTCCGAAAGAATCTATTTGTAGTTGCCATCTTTGCCATCCAAGTAATAGAATTTTTGTATTTGCTAGGGATGGGATTGGGTGAATTTAAGTTGATCTCTCTCAATGTAAGAGGtctcagcaattttaaaaagCGAAAGTCTATCTTTAGTTGGTGTAGGAAACAAAAAgtagatattttttttttgcaggaaaCTCACTCGTCAgcacagaaagaaaaacaatggaaagCTGAATGGGGCGGCCCCATTGAGCTTGCCCATGGGAGCACTATTGCACGAGGTGTTGGAATATTTTTTCGGAATGGTTTTGATTGCAAAATAAGTAAGAAGATAGTAGATCCCTTGTGAATATATACGCTCCAAACAAGGATAGTGAGTCGGCCAAGTTTTATGACCATTTAATCAATGTTTTCAAAAAGGATGACAGaacttttgaaaataaaattatagtAGGAGGTGATTTCAATTGTCCTCTCAATCCTCAGATGGATAAAAAAGGAGGAATTATGATAACGAGACAAAGTATTGTCGATCGTATTGAAGAACTCCAGTCTGTTtttaacctacatgtacatgataaaaaaccaaatttaaaAAGCTTTACGTGGTCGCAGAAGTCTCCTTTTATCTTTTGTAGACTGTATTACTGGCTTATATCAGATGCTCTCTTCGACATGGTTAAAGATGTAGATATAGTTCCTTCAATTAAAACTGACCATTCTGCCATTAGCCTTCACTTTAAGGATTTGGAGAATGTTAGCAGGGGTCCAGGTTTCTGGAAGATGAATCAGTCACTATTAAAAGACTATGCATTTGTAGAAAcaatgcaagaaaaattagcCACGTGGAAAGAGGAAGGAAATGAATTTTCGGATAAGAGAGTGGCATGGGACTGGGTTAAATACAATGTTCGATTATTCTGTATTCAAGAATCAAAAAGTCGCGCAAAAGTAAGAAGAGAGGAAGGGAAACACTTCAAAAAAATCTTCAAGAAGCTCAAATTATTTTTCAGCGACATCCCAATGATGAAACGAAAAAGGAACTTGACTTTTGCACAACACAAATGGAAACGTTTCATGATAAAAAATAGAGGGTACTATAATCCGCTCGAGAGCAAGGTGGCACGAATATGGAGAAAAAAGTAACAAGTACTTTCTGAGTTTAGAGAAGAGAAATAATGTAAGAAAGCATATTCGAAAGTTCTGTTTAAGCGGAGTAATCACAACGGATCGCAAAAAAATACTAGAGGCTTCCTCGGATTTCTATAAAAACCTGTATAGTAGTCAAGGCAACGTTTCTCAAAATGATGATTTAAATATGTTTCTTAGAAACTCGAATATTCCAAGACTGAGTGAAGAACAGAAAGCTAGCTGTGAAGGGAGAATTTTGAAAGAAGAATGTAAACAAGCGTTAGAATCTTTTGACCCTGGTAAGACTCCAGGGAATGATGGATTGCCGGttaaattttacaaaacttTTTGGGTTAGTCTAGATGATTACCTTACCGATGTCTTCAACTCTTCTTTCGAATACGAGGAGATGTCTAACTCGCAAAAACAAGCAATTATTACTCTTTTAGATAAGAAAGGAAGGGATAGAAGATATCTGGAAAATTGGCGGCCGATCTCCTTGATAAATGCGGATGCAAAAATTGCCTCCAAGGCCATCGCTAATAGAatgaaaaaagttttttttttatttttttatttttttatagcaaaaacaataaacgAACCTTTGTTTCTTAGCTCCGCCCTGACAAGTTAATGAGTAAAGCAGAATTTGAGTGATTCTTTGCCGCTAATTTTACTGACCTATAA from the Montipora foliosa isolate CH-2021 unplaced genomic scaffold, ASM3666993v2 scaffold_199, whole genome shotgun sequence genome contains:
- the LOC137986412 gene encoding uncharacterized protein, producing the protein MANMVMEDLEERALTTLTNQPLFWKRFVDDVSTTTKFDSTQTFLEHLNSIEPCIKFTVEREKEGKIAFLDTMVHHQEDGRLTTTVYRKPTHTDRYLSFSSHHPSMHKRAVVKSLMDRAERIPTTKSDRSKEKQRVISTLQSNGYPKRFILDASKPKPPPKDTINAAESGRGYSTIPYVSGTSEPIKRVLENHGIKVAFKPYQTMSQMFPKPKDQIDKEETRGPVYDIPCADCSKSYVGETQRKFSTRKGEHQKAVARRQCKKSALADHVTNTNHDIAWDEATILRTNSNWHQRKILEAWEINCARDPLNRDDGALLPKEYLHLTLANKKK